A window of the Nibribacter ruber genome harbors these coding sequences:
- the lpxA gene encoding acyl-ACP--UDP-N-acetylglucosamine O-acyltransferase, which yields MNQPLAYIHPEAKIAQNVVIEPFTSIYKNVEIGEGTWIGPNVTIMEGARIGKNCKIFPGAVISSIPQDLKFAGEDTLTFIGDGTVIRECVTVSRGTVDRMKTVVGSNCLIMAYAHVAHDCIIGNNCIMGNAVQMAGHVVMGDYAIISGASAVHQFAKIGAHAMVSGGSLIRKDVPPFVKAAREPLSYAGVNSIGLRRRGYTNEQINEIQQIYRILYMSGLNNAAAVDKIELEISPSPERDEILNFVRDSGRGIIKGYQRDAD from the coding sequence ATGAATCAGCCCCTCGCATACATCCACCCCGAGGCTAAAATAGCCCAGAACGTTGTCATTGAACCGTTCACTAGCATTTACAAGAATGTGGAGATTGGGGAAGGCACCTGGATTGGCCCTAACGTGACCATCATGGAGGGCGCCCGCATAGGCAAGAACTGCAAGATTTTTCCGGGGGCGGTAATCTCTTCCATTCCGCAGGACTTGAAATTTGCCGGCGAAGACACCCTTACCTTCATTGGGGACGGCACCGTGATACGTGAATGCGTGACCGTTAGCCGAGGCACCGTGGACCGCATGAAAACCGTGGTGGGCAGCAACTGCCTGATCATGGCCTATGCCCACGTAGCGCATGACTGCATCATTGGCAACAACTGCATCATGGGCAACGCCGTGCAGATGGCCGGCCACGTGGTCATGGGAGATTATGCCATCATCAGCGGAGCCAGCGCCGTGCACCAGTTTGCCAAGATTGGCGCACATGCCATGGTCTCTGGCGGATCTTTGATTAGAAAAGACGTTCCGCCGTTTGTGAAAGCGGCGCGTGAGCCTTTGTCCTATGCCGGGGTAAACTCTATTGGCCTGCGCCGCAGAGGCTACACCAACGAACAGATCAACGAAATACAGCAGATTTACCGCATTCTGTATATGAGCGGCTTGAACAACGCCGCCGCCGTAGACAAGATTGAACTGGAAATCTCTCCTAGCCCAGAGCGTGACGAAATCCTGAATTTTGTCCGTGACTCGGGCCGTGGCATCATCAAAGGCTATCAACGGGATGCAGATTAA
- a CDS encoding erythromycin esterase family protein, which yields MTYTKLPYHRLENKADLDSLIEDIGDSRIVMLGEASHGTSDYYSWRTAISKRLIEEKGFTFIAVEGDWPDCFQINKFIKGLCKPGTKVSDILKHFNRWPTWMWGNWEVAALVEWLKEHNDRPNSLPVGFYGLDVYSLWDSLQRIMKYLEKHKDGQAVKAAKEAFKCFEPYSSDPQEYARAVAYVSEDCEEEVLSMLQELGKHEADDPSNPEAIFDAEQNALVAVNAERYYKAMIRGGGSSWNVRDEHMMETLNRLLEFHGPDSKVIIWEHNTHIGDARFTDMARAGMVNIGQLAREQHGNENVYLVGFGSYEGSVIAGSAWGAPMQKMEVPPAPQDTWEHWLHTLSPANKLLFSHELREIPEARQQIGHRAIGVVYNPNHEALGNYVPTIIPERYDAFLYIDESEALRPFIVKTKEKEPPELYPANE from the coding sequence ATGACATATACCAAACTGCCATATCATCGGCTGGAAAACAAAGCAGATTTAGACTCCCTTATTGAAGACATCGGTGATTCCCGCATAGTGATGTTGGGCGAAGCATCGCATGGCACCTCTGATTATTATTCCTGGCGCACCGCCATCTCCAAACGCTTAATAGAAGAGAAAGGCTTCACGTTCATAGCCGTAGAAGGCGACTGGCCCGACTGCTTCCAAATCAATAAATTTATCAAAGGTCTTTGTAAGCCGGGCACCAAAGTGTCTGATATTCTCAAGCACTTCAACCGCTGGCCTACCTGGATGTGGGGCAACTGGGAAGTAGCAGCCTTAGTAGAATGGCTCAAAGAGCACAATGACCGGCCTAACTCGCTTCCTGTAGGTTTTTATGGCCTGGATGTGTACAGCCTCTGGGATTCTCTTCAGCGTATCATGAAGTACCTGGAGAAGCATAAGGACGGCCAGGCCGTGAAAGCCGCCAAAGAAGCCTTCAAGTGCTTTGAGCCCTATAGCTCAGACCCGCAGGAATATGCCCGTGCCGTGGCCTACGTTTCAGAAGACTGTGAAGAGGAAGTACTCTCCATGCTCCAAGAGCTGGGCAAGCACGAAGCAGATGACCCTAGCAACCCCGAGGCAATTTTTGACGCCGAGCAGAACGCTTTGGTGGCCGTCAATGCTGAGCGGTATTACAAGGCTATGATTAGAGGCGGCGGAAGCTCTTGGAACGTGCGCGATGAGCACATGATGGAAACCCTCAACCGCCTGCTGGAATTCCATGGCCCAGATTCTAAAGTCATTATTTGGGAGCATAATACCCACATAGGCGATGCCCGCTTCACTGACATGGCCCGCGCTGGCATGGTGAACATTGGTCAGTTGGCCCGTGAGCAACATGGCAATGAGAATGTGTACTTGGTTGGATTTGGCTCTTATGAAGGCTCTGTGATTGCCGGCAGTGCCTGGGGGGCGCCCATGCAGAAGATGGAAGTACCGCCCGCCCCGCAAGACACGTGGGAGCACTGGCTTCACACCCTCAGCCCCGCCAATAAACTGTTGTTCTCCCATGAACTAAGGGAGATCCCGGAGGCCCGGCAGCAGATAGGCCACCGAGCCATCGGCGTAGTGTATAACCCCAATCATGAAGCCCTCGGGAATTACGTGCCTACCATCATCCCAGAACGCTATGATGCTTTCCTGTACATAGATGAAAGCGAAGCCTTGCGTCCGTTTATTGTGAAGACCAAGGAAAAAGAGCCACCAGAGTTATATCCGGCTAATGAATAG
- a CDS encoding ABC transporter ATP-binding protein — MQIKLTSVGKRYNYEWIFRNLSYEFVSGKAYAILGHNGSGKSTLLSLLSGFQLLSEGEIAYSIGGKPLLVEQVYHHLSLAAPYQDLLEELTLEEMIQFHTRFKGLRSITAQQLPDVLQLQKAKHKLVRDFSSGMRQRLKLGLAIYSDTPFLLLDEPTTNLDQAGVAWYLEHLAQNRKDRLVIIGSNVPHEYNFCDEQLPINQFHYTSPNRKSSLLK; from the coding sequence ATGCAGATTAAGCTAACGTCTGTTGGCAAACGCTATAATTACGAGTGGATTTTTCGGAATCTGTCCTATGAGTTTGTGTCTGGAAAGGCATACGCCATCTTAGGGCACAACGGCTCCGGGAAATCCACTTTATTGTCTCTGCTCAGCGGCTTTCAACTGCTTTCTGAAGGGGAAATCGCTTATTCTATCGGTGGCAAGCCACTTCTGGTAGAACAAGTATACCACCACCTCTCCCTGGCCGCTCCTTACCAAGACTTACTGGAGGAGTTGACCCTGGAAGAGATGATTCAGTTTCACACCCGCTTCAAGGGCCTTCGGAGCATCACCGCCCAACAGCTACCCGACGTTTTGCAACTTCAAAAAGCAAAGCACAAGCTGGTCCGTGATTTCTCCTCAGGCATGCGCCAACGCCTCAAGCTAGGCCTTGCCATCTACTCAGACACTCCCTTTCTCCTCTTAGACGAACCTACCACCAACCTGGACCAGGCTGGCGTGGCGTGGTATCTGGAACACCTGGCGCAGAACCGCAAAGACAGACTGGTCATCATTGGGTCCAACGTACCCCATGAATACAACTTCTGCGACGAACAACTGCCCATCAACCAATTCCATTACACTTCACCCAATCGTAAGAGTAGCTTGTTGAAGTAG